From Lytechinus variegatus isolate NC3 chromosome 16, Lvar_3.0, whole genome shotgun sequence, the proteins below share one genomic window:
- the LOC121430321 gene encoding interferon alpha-inducible protein 27-like protein 2B, whose translation MSNAVRGDKRVSIRDCQTQTYTQTDLDQAVEENEKNHQKEPEASVTRSPTGGEDGAFEDQPLMSCTRTEQLKKVTPQSALTRPKDCATPCPDPGGPDPGGPGTGGSPDKDEDKKSGNFASYALKFAAGAAVLGIGSFIAAPVVLTGMGFTAAGIQAGSIGAYLMSASAIANGGGVAAGSAVALLQSAGAAGGIAATTCAGIGIGGAAAITGLVATGEVVVGAVRYKMKQHNSPKPKEVGTQTDPNPD comes from the coding sequence ATGTCGAATGCGGTCAGAGGAGACAAACGTGTGAGTATTCGCGATTGCCAGACCCAGACATATACTCAGACCGATTTGGACCAGGCAGTTGAAGAGAATGAGAAAAACCACCAGAAAGAGCCGGAGGCGTCCGTGACAAGGTCTCCTACAGGAGGAGAAGATGGTGCGTTTGAGGATCAGCCATTGATGAGTTGCACCAGAACAGAACAGCTCAAGAAGGTGACGCCACAAAGTGCATTAACTCGGCCTAAAGACTGTGCGACACCTTGTCCAGATCCAGGTGGTCCAGATCCCGGTGGTCCAGGGACAGGAGGAAGTCCAGACAAAGATGAAGACAAAAAATCCGGGAACTTTGCTTCGTATGCTCTCAAATTCGCCGCAGGAGCAGCGGTCCTTGGTATTGGATCCTTCATAGCAGCACCTGTGGTACTCACCGGAATGGGCTTCACTGCAGCTGGTATACAAGCCGGTTCTATTGGTGCATACCTGATGTCAGCATCTGCAATTGCAAATGGAGGTGGGGTCGCTGCAGGAAGTGCCGTTGCCTTACTTCAATCCGCAGGAGCGGCGGGTGGAATAGCTGCTACCACCTGCGCTGGCATAGGAATCGGGGGTGCGGCCGCTATCACGGGTTTGGTGGCAACAGGGGAGGTTGTCGTGGGCGCTGTGAGGTACAAGATGAAGCAGCATAACAGCCCTAAACCAAAGGAGGTTGGAACCCAGACAGACCCTAACCCAGATTGA